Proteins from one Bacteroides mediterraneensis genomic window:
- a CDS encoding HlyD family secretion protein — protein sequence MIRNKKRAISNFFILLVLAAGISWVCGKFIHLGNVEYTDNAQVKQHLTPVSTRVQGFIKKICFEEYQTVKKGDTLAIIEDTEYRLKVAQAEADYRNALAGKSAMYTTINTTQNNILVTDAAIDEQRVRLKNAETDYKRYQELLKEEAVTPQQFDRVKTDYEATQARYEQLMRQKQSTLLQKQEQTQRLEQNESAIKLAEAALNLAKLNLSYTVILATTDGVTGRKDIHEGELVQPGQALVTLVDGTEKWVIANYKETQTTDMRRNQLVEVKVDAIPGVKFEGRIASISDATGASYSLIPQNNSAGNFVKVEQRIPVRIEFTQNNRPEDLQRLRAGMNVECYVKQ from the coding sequence ATGATACGAAACAAAAAAAGAGCGATTTCCAACTTCTTCATACTTCTGGTCCTCGCAGCCGGCATCAGCTGGGTATGCGGCAAGTTCATCCACCTGGGCAACGTGGAATACACCGACAATGCGCAAGTGAAACAGCATCTCACCCCCGTCAGCACACGGGTACAGGGATTCATCAAGAAGATTTGTTTTGAGGAATACCAGACCGTGAAGAAAGGAGACACGCTGGCCATCATCGAAGACACGGAATACCGGTTGAAAGTGGCCCAAGCCGAGGCCGACTACCGCAACGCCCTGGCCGGAAAGAGTGCCATGTACACCACCATCAACACCACGCAGAACAACATCCTCGTCACGGATGCGGCCATCGACGAACAACGGGTCCGCCTGAAGAATGCAGAAACCGATTATAAACGTTATCAGGAACTGCTGAAAGAAGAGGCGGTCACTCCCCAACAGTTCGACCGGGTAAAGACAGACTACGAGGCCACCCAGGCCCGCTACGAACAGCTGATGCGACAGAAACAGTCTACCTTGCTCCAGAAACAGGAACAGACCCAACGACTGGAACAGAACGAATCGGCCATCAAACTGGCAGAAGCGGCTCTTAACCTGGCCAAGCTGAACCTTTCTTATACCGTCATTCTAGCCACTACCGACGGAGTGACCGGACGAAAGGATATCCACGAAGGAGAACTGGTACAGCCGGGACAGGCCTTGGTGACACTAGTGGACGGTACGGAAAAATGGGTCATTGCCAACTATAAGGAAACCCAAACGACGGACATGCGGAGAAACCAGCTGGTAGAAGTAAAAGTGGACGCTATCCCGGGGGTAAAATTTGAAGGCCGCATCGCTTCCATCTCGGATGCCACCGGAGCCTCTTATTCGCTCATCCCGCAGAACAACTCGGCCGGCAACTTCGTGAAAGTGGAACAACGTATTCCGGTCCGCATCGAATTTACCCAAAACAACCGTCCGGAAGACTTGCAACGCCTGAGAGCCGGAATGAATGTAGAATGTTACGTAAAACAATAA
- a CDS encoding TolC family protein yields the protein MNKRLIASIGVLSFFMYIAAQERVLSIDELFQLADQNSKSIQLHALAIDESAQAVKVAKDARLPSIRAQVDLNYIGDGCMTDRDFSNGVHADMPHFGNTFVLKASQVIYAGGSVSENIKKAKLQQQLAKQTYHNNQQDLRFMLLGYYLDLFQLRNQQTVYEKNIEQTRLLVKDMRAAYQQGTALKSDITRYELQLQNLQLGLTSTVNKLNVLNHKLTTTIGLEPSVHIVPDSTALFQINVDKRQEISWMEDSQESPTLQQAQTAIKLSHNQQNLIRSERRPHISLTATNEFNGPILVEVPPLNNNFNYWFAGVGISYNLDALFKSKKKLRQARIATSKAEKNYELAKEEIENNVHEAYVNLNEAYVRLQTQQKSVQLAHENFRIVRQRYLNGLSLITDMLDASNMQLDMELQLANYQIGILYQYYLLKKITGTL from the coding sequence ATGAATAAAAGACTAATTGCAAGTATCGGAGTTCTTTCTTTTTTTATGTACATCGCAGCCCAGGAGCGGGTGCTTTCCATCGACGAACTGTTTCAGCTGGCAGACCAGAACAGTAAAAGCATCCAACTGCATGCACTGGCCATCGACGAAAGCGCACAGGCTGTCAAAGTGGCCAAGGATGCCAGACTTCCATCCATCCGGGCACAGGTAGACCTCAACTACATCGGTGACGGCTGCATGACCGACCGGGATTTCAGCAACGGGGTACATGCCGACATGCCACATTTCGGCAATACGTTTGTACTCAAAGCTTCGCAAGTCATCTATGCCGGAGGGAGCGTGAGCGAAAATATCAAGAAAGCGAAACTACAACAACAACTGGCTAAACAGACTTATCACAATAACCAGCAGGATTTACGTTTCATGTTGCTGGGTTATTACCTGGATTTGTTCCAACTTCGGAACCAACAGACCGTATATGAAAAGAACATCGAGCAGACGCGTCTGCTGGTAAAGGATATGCGGGCTGCCTACCAACAAGGAACAGCGCTGAAAAGTGACATCACCCGTTACGAACTACAGCTTCAGAATCTGCAGCTGGGACTGACTTCTACTGTAAACAAGCTCAACGTGCTGAACCACAAACTGACGACGACCATCGGACTGGAACCTTCGGTACATATCGTACCGGATTCCACGGCTTTGTTTCAGATTAACGTGGACAAACGGCAGGAAATTTCCTGGATGGAAGACTCGCAGGAATCGCCTACTCTTCAGCAGGCACAAACCGCCATCAAACTGAGCCACAACCAGCAGAACCTAATCCGTTCGGAACGCAGACCACACATCAGCCTGACCGCAACAAATGAATTCAACGGCCCCATCCTGGTGGAGGTCCCCCCGTTGAACAACAATTTCAATTACTGGTTTGCCGGAGTCGGTATTTCATACAACCTGGATGCCTTGTTCAAAAGCAAGAAAAAACTGCGGCAGGCACGGATTGCCACTTCGAAAGCGGAAAAGAACTACGAGCTGGCCAAGGAAGAAATCGAGAACAACGTGCATGAAGCCTACGTGAACCTGAACGAAGCCTACGTGCGGCTCCAGACCCAACAGAAGAGCGTACAGCTGGCACACGAAAACTTCCGGATTGTCCGCCAACGCTACCTGAACGGGCTGTCACTGATTACCGACATGCTGGATGCCAGCAACATGCAGCTGGACATGGAACTCCAGCTGGCCAACTATCAGATTGGTATATTGTATCAGTACTACCTGTTGAAAAAGATTACAGGAACCCTTTAA
- a CDS encoding alpha/beta hydrolase, with the protein MMKCILAIAVLLAGTTFRASAMPEKASENKPESIKVEITEGQIDVISGIIYSQVISTRSNRALRMTVLVPRTRTPKPAIVYFPGGGFTSADYEKFIEMRMALAKAGFVVAAAEYRTVPDKFPALVIDGKAAVRFLRAHAAQFGIDPTRIGVLGDSAGGYLSQMVGTTNGEKEFDQGDYLDQSSDVQAAVTIYGISNLLNIGEGYSDAIQQVHASPAVTEALLVHGPAFADFAGASILSDPGKAMKASPLGHVKEHMPPFLIMHGSNDKLVSPVQSEQLFKALTEKGNQATYVTVEGAGHGDLYWFQQPVIEKVVSWFQTVFQYHTDK; encoded by the coding sequence ATGATGAAATGTATTTTGGCAATTGCAGTTTTGCTTGCAGGAACCACCTTCCGCGCATCGGCCATGCCCGAAAAAGCTTCCGAGAACAAACCGGAAAGCATCAAAGTGGAAATCACGGAGGGGCAGATTGATGTAATCAGTGGTATTATCTATTCACAGGTCATTTCCACTCGCAGCAACCGTGCGTTGCGGATGACCGTGCTGGTTCCACGGACCCGTACCCCCAAACCTGCAATTGTATATTTCCCCGGAGGAGGATTCACATCTGCAGATTATGAGAAGTTCATCGAAATGCGTATGGCACTGGCCAAAGCCGGATTCGTGGTGGCCGCTGCAGAGTACCGTACGGTTCCCGACAAATTTCCGGCACTGGTCATCGATGGAAAAGCGGCCGTACGTTTTCTGAGAGCCCATGCCGCACAGTTTGGCATCGACCCGACCCGCATCGGTGTACTGGGAGATTCTGCCGGCGGTTATCTGTCACAAATGGTAGGCACAACCAATGGAGAAAAAGAGTTTGACCAAGGAGACTATCTCGACCAGTCGTCCGACGTACAGGCTGCCGTCACCATTTACGGCATCAGCAATCTGCTGAACATCGGCGAAGGGTATTCTGATGCCATACAGCAGGTTCATGCCTCACCGGCTGTAACAGAAGCTTTGCTCGTACACGGCCCTGCCTTTGCAGACTTTGCAGGAGCCAGCATCCTTTCCGACCCGGGAAAGGCCATGAAAGCCAGTCCGCTGGGACACGTAAAGGAACACATGCCTCCCTTCCTGATTATGCATGGAAGCAACGACAAGTTGGTATCGCCCGTACAAAGCGAACAGCTGTTCAAAGCTCTGACAGAAAAAGGCAACCAAGCCACTTACGTCACAGTGGAAGGTGCCGGACACGGCGATTTATACTGGTTCCAGCAACCGGTCATCGAGAAAGTAGTCAGCTGGTTTCAAACTGTTTTTCAATATCACACAGACAAATGA
- a CDS encoding AraC family transcriptional regulator, with the protein MNQEQERYISLINRTSRETIRIKKTGWEEINLPGHTHGQCQIVYTLSGTLHVQIGSTNYFVPEKHIAWIPGCTEHKLCSNNRQTSLVIFYLSLDSDGGDEALKDFSIYHTDSFVAENLKFIASKGTEINREDTPDLYAFALGFFRLLPSISQNMGFLLKTLTIPNDARLHPILAYLQEHLQENLKMPQLAEHFGFSVRNLSRLFNESGIRFSYYVNNLRIMRAIELFADGGKTMQQIAYEVGFTTPNNFNRVFRQITGMSPNAFMKND; encoded by the coding sequence ATGAACCAGGAACAGGAGCGTTACATTTCGTTGATAAACCGTACCAGCCGGGAGACCATCCGAATCAAGAAGACGGGTTGGGAAGAGATTAATCTGCCAGGGCATACGCACGGCCAGTGCCAGATTGTATATACCCTTTCGGGCACATTGCATGTGCAGATTGGTTCGACCAACTATTTTGTGCCGGAGAAGCACATAGCCTGGATTCCCGGTTGCACGGAACACAAACTGTGCAGTAACAACCGGCAGACTTCGCTGGTAATCTTTTATTTGTCGCTCGACAGTGATGGAGGCGATGAGGCGTTGAAGGATTTTTCCATATACCACACCGACTCTTTTGTGGCGGAAAACCTGAAGTTTATCGCTTCGAAAGGGACGGAGATAAACCGGGAGGATACTCCCGATTTGTATGCTTTTGCCCTGGGCTTTTTCCGCTTGCTTCCTTCCATCAGCCAGAACATGGGCTTCCTGTTGAAAACCCTGACCATTCCCAACGATGCCCGTTTGCATCCCATATTGGCATACTTGCAGGAACATCTGCAAGAAAACCTGAAGATGCCGCAGCTGGCCGAACATTTCGGCTTCTCGGTGCGAAACCTGAGCCGTTTGTTCAATGAATCGGGCATACGCTTCAGCTATTATGTGAACAACCTCCGGATTATGCGGGCCATCGAACTGTTTGCCGACGGAGGCAAGACCATGCAGCAGATTGCCTACGAAGTGGGATTTACCACCCCGAACAATTTCAACCGGGTGTTCCGTCAGATTACGGGCATGTCGCCCAATGCGTTTATGAAAAACGACTGA
- a CDS encoding type I phosphomannose isomerase catalytic subunit, whose protein sequence is MYPLKFKPILKSTLWGGERIIPFKQLDCQQEQVGESWEISDVPGDESVVADGADAGKNLTQLMQEYKEKLVGKENYQRFQGKFPLLIKFIDAKQDLSIQVHPNDELAMKRHQSMGKTEMWYIIDNTGGKAHLYSGLKKKITPEEYARMIEDNTICDALDKYDVQPGDVFFLPAGRIHSIGAGCFLAEIQQTSNITYRIYDFNRRDKNGNLRELHTELSKDAIDYTVENDYRTHYTPHKDEPVELVSCPYFTTSVYNLTESMTMDYSELDSFVIYICMKGSCTVTDNEGNCISLKAGESVLFPATTQNLEVVPDGEVSFLETYV, encoded by the coding sequence ATGTATCCTTTAAAATTCAAACCGATTTTGAAATCCACCCTTTGGGGAGGAGAACGTATCATTCCTTTCAAACAGCTTGACTGCCAGCAGGAACAGGTAGGAGAAAGCTGGGAAATATCCGACGTGCCGGGCGATGAATCCGTGGTGGCCGACGGAGCAGATGCCGGCAAGAACCTTACCCAACTGATGCAAGAATATAAGGAAAAACTGGTAGGAAAAGAAAATTATCAGCGTTTCCAGGGCAAATTCCCTTTGCTGATTAAATTTATCGATGCCAAACAAGATTTATCCATCCAGGTACACCCCAACGACGAACTGGCCATGAAGCGCCACCAGTCCATGGGAAAGACGGAGATGTGGTACATCATCGACAATACGGGCGGAAAAGCACATCTTTATTCCGGACTGAAGAAAAAAATCACTCCGGAAGAATATGCCCGGATGATTGAAGACAATACCATCTGCGACGCACTCGACAAATACGACGTACAGCCGGGCGACGTGTTCTTCCTGCCGGCAGGACGTATCCACAGCATCGGAGCTGGTTGTTTCCTGGCCGAAATCCAGCAGACTTCCAACATCACTTACCGCATCTACGACTTCAACCGCAGAGACAAGAACGGCAACCTTCGCGAGCTGCACACCGAACTGTCGAAAGATGCCATCGACTATACGGTAGAAAATGACTATCGCACCCACTACACTCCGCACAAGGATGAACCGGTGGAACTGGTCAGCTGTCCGTATTTCACCACCTCTGTCTACAACCTGACAGAATCCATGACGATGGACTACAGTGAACTGGATTCTTTCGTCATCTACATCTGCATGAAGGGAAGCTGCACCGTGACCGACAATGAAGGCAACTGCATTTCCCTGAAAGCCGGTGAGTCGGTCTTGTTCCCTGCCACGACCCAAAACCTGGAAGTCGTGCCAGACGGTGAAGTGTCCTTCCTGGAAACTTACGTATAA
- a CDS encoding TonB-dependent receptor translates to MNRTRRWIHTALFTSLITAKVFAVEVNVNIKGCITDQKSKEPLIGATVQIVGSSIGAVTDMDGNFQLSGVEDGIYDIEIKYVGYKTAIKRQVKIENNKITTLDFEMVTDEHLLSDVVVVAKANRESESVTLLEQKRSVVAVQAVGAKELARKGVSDAQAAVTKISGISKQEGVKNVFVRGLGDRYNLTTLNRYPIPSEDPEYKNIALDFFSTDVIQSVEVNKAFYGNTSADASGANINITSKELTGDATLDFSLSGGVNTQALSGDLLQASGNNLFGFANTTQPGEDLHSYSFKNAIDPSKKNIPINQDYSLSGGKQFRIHDNPLSFFIVASHHKNFSYYDEEVRNTITSGDLSQDMSGEISRIETSQLAMANLSYTHNQKHHLSYNFMMVHASNSSVGDYLGMDADYQSSDTYEGFMRRQQTNDNLLFVNQLHTQWELGKNFLLDAGLSYNTIQGNEPDRRINNLVKTDKGYVPMKGTGVQQRYFSELQENDLNLRAGLTYKLHDGYGDLSNVQLGYMGRIVDDNFEATEYDMSVVKQSVFDLEHIAFGDFYNQENLDNGMFQLDRNVDEYGVRKNIHSAYAEATYQFTSRFIANLGLKYDDVNIRVDYNVNRGGTKGENTIDKSYFLPSLNLRYNFNDKHALRLAASKTYTLPQAKEISPFRYTSVSFNSQGNPDLKPSDNYNVDLKWDFYISPSELFSVTGFYKYIQNPISRIEIASAGGFLSYENIANHATVAGVEMEFRKDLFNRNLQGNGVSKLSLGINGAYTYTYAKVPLATDPTGSQLEGAAPWIFNADLSHLFRKGQKSFTNTLVVNYFSDRIHTIGTEGYQDIVENGVPTLDFVSSAQLNKYVTLSLKAKNLLNPAHQLTRKGNADGKKVVLSKYKRGMDFSIGVACNF, encoded by the coding sequence ATGAACAGAACAAGAAGATGGATTCACACAGCGCTTTTTACCTCACTGATTACTGCCAAAGTGTTTGCAGTAGAGGTAAATGTCAATATTAAGGGCTGCATTACAGACCAGAAATCAAAAGAGCCGCTGATTGGTGCCACGGTACAGATTGTAGGGAGCAGCATCGGAGCCGTGACCGACATGGACGGAAATTTCCAGCTTTCAGGAGTGGAAGACGGCATCTACGACATCGAGATTAAATATGTAGGCTACAAGACTGCCATCAAAAGACAGGTCAAGATTGAGAACAATAAAATCACTACGCTCGATTTCGAAATGGTGACCGATGAGCACCTGTTGTCGGATGTGGTAGTGGTAGCCAAGGCCAACCGCGAATCTGAAAGCGTGACCCTGCTGGAACAAAAACGGTCGGTTGTGGCCGTTCAGGCAGTCGGCGCCAAAGAACTGGCACGAAAAGGTGTCAGCGACGCACAGGCTGCCGTGACCAAGATATCGGGTATCTCTAAACAGGAGGGAGTGAAAAATGTCTTTGTCCGCGGATTGGGAGACCGTTACAACCTCACCACTCTCAACCGCTATCCCATTCCGTCGGAAGACCCTGAATACAAGAATATTGCCCTCGACTTTTTCTCCACCGACGTCATCCAGTCGGTGGAAGTGAACAAGGCTTTTTATGGCAACACCTCTGCCGATGCATCGGGAGCCAACATCAACATCACGTCGAAGGAACTGACGGGAGACGCCACACTGGATTTCAGCCTGTCGGGAGGTGTCAATACCCAGGCGCTGTCGGGCGACCTGCTGCAAGCCAGCGGAAACAACCTGTTCGGATTTGCCAATACCACCCAGCCGGGAGAGGATTTGCACAGCTACAGCTTTAAAAATGCCATCGACCCTTCCAAAAAGAATATTCCCATCAACCAGGACTATAGTCTGTCGGGGGGAAAACAGTTCCGTATCCACGACAACCCGCTCTCTTTCTTCATCGTGGCCAGTCACCATAAAAACTTCTCCTACTACGACGAAGAAGTGCGAAATACCATTACCAGCGGCGATTTGTCGCAGGACATGAGCGGTGAAATCTCCCGCATCGAGACCAGTCAGCTGGCCATGGCCAACCTGAGTTACACCCACAACCAGAAGCATCACCTGTCCTACAACTTCATGATGGTGCATGCCTCCAATTCCTCTGTGGGCGATTACCTCGGAATGGATGCCGACTATCAGTCGTCGGACACGTACGAGGGATTCATGCGCCGTCAGCAGACCAACGACAACCTGCTGTTTGTGAACCAGCTTCACACGCAATGGGAGCTGGGCAAGAATTTCCTGCTGGATGCCGGACTTTCTTACAACACGATTCAAGGAAACGAACCCGACAGAAGAATCAACAACCTGGTAAAAACCGACAAGGGTTATGTACCGATGAAAGGTACGGGCGTGCAACAGCGTTATTTCTCTGAATTGCAGGAAAACGACCTGAACCTTCGCGCCGGACTGACGTATAAGCTCCACGACGGATATGGCGACCTGTCAAACGTACAACTGGGCTACATGGGCCGGATAGTAGATGACAATTTCGAAGCCACGGAATACGACATGTCTGTAGTCAAACAGTCGGTTTTCGACCTGGAACATATTGCCTTCGGGGATTTCTACAACCAGGAGAACCTGGACAACGGCATGTTCCAGCTGGACCGCAACGTGGATGAATACGGTGTCCGGAAAAATATCCACTCGGCCTATGCGGAAGCCACTTATCAGTTTACCTCGCGCTTCATTGCCAACCTCGGACTGAAATATGACGATGTCAATATCCGCGTAGACTACAATGTAAACCGTGGAGGGACCAAAGGAGAAAATACCATCGACAAATCTTATTTCCTCCCCAGCCTCAACCTGCGCTATAATTTCAACGACAAACATGCGCTCCGCCTGGCCGCCAGCAAGACTTACACCCTGCCGCAGGCCAAAGAAATTTCCCCGTTCCGTTATACCAGTGTCAGCTTCAACAGCCAAGGTAACCCTGACTTGAAGCCTTCGGACAACTACAACGTAGACTTGAAGTGGGATTTCTATATTTCTCCGAGCGAGCTGTTTTCCGTCACCGGATTCTACAAATACATCCAGAACCCGATTTCACGCATCGAGATTGCCAGTGCCGGAGGATTCCTCTCTTATGAGAACATTGCGAACCACGCTACAGTGGCCGGAGTGGAAATGGAATTCCGAAAGGACTTGTTCAACCGCAACCTGCAGGGCAACGGGGTCAGCAAACTCAGCCTGGGCATCAACGGGGCCTATACGTACACCTACGCCAAAGTACCTCTGGCCACCGACCCCACCGGTTCACAACTGGAAGGAGCCGCACCCTGGATTTTCAATGCAGACCTGAGCCATTTGTTCCGGAAAGGGCAGAAGAGTTTTACCAATACGCTGGTGGTGAACTATTTCAGCGACCGTATCCATACCATCGGCACGGAGGGATATCAGGACATCGTGGAAAACGGTGTTCCGACACTCGACTTCGTTTCTTCCGCCCAGCTGAACAAATACGTGACCCTCAGCCTGAAAGCGAAGAACTTGCTGAATCCGGCCCACCAGCTGACCCGGAAAGGCAATGCCGACGGAAAGAAAGTGGTATTGAGCAAATACAAGAGAGGCATGGACTTCAGCATCGGAGTGGCCTGCAACTTCTAA
- the yaaA gene encoding peroxide stress protein YaaA: MMTFISCAKTMTARTKIKFPETTVPHFQKEARENALYMNQFTAEELGRMLKVNAKLAAENRLRYQDFLSPDTPSLPALLAYTGMVFKRIHPADFTTEDFRFAQQHLLITSFLYGLLRPLDAIRNYRMEGNVRLPEHQHQTQCDYWKPILTDYFIEAVRRQGGVLVNLASGEMKDLFHWDKVCREVQVITPEFYTLKNGKPTTVVVYAKMCRGEMTRFILKNRIEQPEQLKAFEWEGFSYDAASSDAQTLRFLLK; this comes from the coding sequence ATGATGACCTTCATTTCGTGTGCCAAAACCATGACGGCACGCACCAAGATAAAATTCCCCGAAACCACTGTGCCTCATTTTCAGAAGGAAGCCCGGGAAAATGCCCTGTACATGAACCAGTTTACCGCCGAGGAACTGGGCCGGATGCTGAAAGTGAATGCCAAGCTGGCCGCAGAGAACCGCCTGCGTTACCAGGATTTTCTTTCACCGGACACTCCGTCTCTCCCGGCACTGCTAGCCTACACGGGTATGGTGTTCAAACGCATCCATCCGGCGGACTTTACTACAGAAGATTTCCGGTTTGCCCAGCAGCACCTGCTCATTACCTCTTTCTTATATGGCCTGCTGCGTCCACTGGATGCCATCAGAAACTACCGGATGGAGGGGAATGTCCGCCTGCCGGAACACCAGCACCAGACGCAGTGCGACTATTGGAAACCGATTCTGACCGACTACTTCATTGAAGCCGTCCGTCGGCAAGGAGGTGTTCTGGTCAATCTGGCCAGTGGCGAAATGAAAGACCTGTTCCATTGGGACAAGGTATGCCGGGAAGTCCAGGTCATCACTCCCGAATTCTATACCCTGAAGAACGGAAAACCCACCACCGTGGTAGTCTATGCCAAGATGTGCCGCGGCGAAATGACCCGCTTCATCCTGAAGAACCGGATTGAACAACCGGAACAGCTGAAAGCCTTTGAATGGGAAGGCTTTTCCTATGATGCGGCCTCCAGCGATGCACAGACACTCCGCTTCCTGCTGAAATAG
- a CDS encoding TlpA disulfide reductase family protein — MKSVRIWSLLCLIWMGVLAASAQDTGKEKIKVGDAIPAITLSSEVYGKVAPADLKGKVVLVSLFATWCGPCQLELAEVQKTLWPKYKDCKDFKLLVIGREHTDAELKKYNERKKFTFPLYPDPKREVFSLFADQSIPRAYLFGKDGKLIRASVGYTKAEFEELMKAIETALK; from the coding sequence ATGAAAAGCGTACGAATCTGGAGTCTTCTGTGCCTGATTTGGATGGGGGTGCTGGCAGCCTCTGCACAGGACACGGGAAAAGAAAAAATTAAAGTGGGGGATGCGATACCAGCCATCACCCTCAGTTCGGAAGTGTATGGAAAAGTGGCCCCGGCCGACTTGAAAGGCAAGGTGGTACTGGTGAGCCTGTTTGCCACGTGGTGCGGCCCTTGCCAGCTGGAACTGGCGGAAGTGCAGAAAACCTTGTGGCCGAAATATAAGGATTGCAAGGATTTCAAGCTGCTGGTTATCGGGCGGGAACATACCGATGCCGAATTGAAGAAATACAACGAACGGAAAAAGTTTACCTTTCCGCTCTATCCGGACCCGAAGCGGGAAGTGTTCTCTCTGTTTGCCGACCAGAGTATTCCCCGTGCCTATCTGTTCGGAAAGGACGGTAAGCTGATTCGGGCTTCCGTCGGCTATACGAAAGCCGAGTTTGAGGAGCTGATGAAAGCCATCGAAACGGCCCTGAAATGA